A single region of the Ziziphus jujuba cultivar Dongzao chromosome 10, ASM3175591v1 genome encodes:
- the LOC107411470 gene encoding P-loop NTPase domain-containing protein LPA1 homolog 1 isoform X3: MKLQFEMAEVAKVLYIVVVDDEDKRETGKESFRYTRPVLQSTLQLMGCKARHAFKGGRLGVTTVISTDSIRHMMRSFVDEKQNPLLWASTYHAGECLDPVAVAEAKAKRKAKKLAGIAHSLSKEDVSESATTGRSDTRISEVGNGTSELISPKQMAIEGFKAQSEMVIDSLDRLITAWEERKESVIVEGVHLSLNFVMGLMKKHPSIIPFMIYITNEDKHLERFAVRAKYMTLDPAKNKYVKYIRNIRTIQDYLCKRADKHLVPKINNTNVDRSVAAIHATVFSCLRRREAGEQLYDPTRNTVTVVDEEYRNQSAANSLSSKGMFQLIQRKGSSRQLMALVNTDGSVAKAWPFDSVDSNGKPLLENGTENEIGIPIYGSSQIGKAETVNLQFGLYGISAWPSGGGTSRAGSVDESRADGTETGSRYFSSCCSSPRMSDGPSKELKEENSVHGSDEEADDPPEAGSDEDFSDDGDKHVHEEIGSVDEESTKSDEEYDDLAMQDVQENGYWSDDDEAKDKILPISEDQLPRKLGDKYHRNLNHFHRTRSEPLSEPLCSYSSLLMEKNETRMMSPASVKMRKRSLSIPALGKHGSAVNGPILSGAPQG; the protein is encoded by the exons atgaaACTTCAATTCG AGATGGCTGAGGTGGCGAAAGTGCTGTATATAGTGGTGGTGGACGATGAGGATAAGAGAGAGACAGGGAAAGAATCGTTTCGGTATACACGCCCTGTTTTGCAGAGCACTCTTCAGCTTATGGGCTGCAAAGCACGACATGCCTTTAAG GGTGGCAGGTTGGGTGTCACAACAGTGATATCAACTGACTCTATTCGGCACATGATGAGAAGTTTTGTAGACGAGAAGCAAAACCCTCTCCTATGGGCTTCAACCTATCATGCAGGGGAGTGCCTAGATCCTGTGGCTGTTGCTGAAGCAAAGGCCAAAAGGAAAGCCAAAAAGTTGGCAGGCATTGCACACTCACTTTCCAAAGAGGACGTTTCTGAGAGTGCAACCACTGGGAGATCTGATACCCGAATATCAGAGGTTGGTAATGGAACTAGTGAATTGATTAGTCCTAAGCAGATGGCAATAGAAGGTTTCAAGGCCCAAAGTGAGATGGTAATTGACAGTCTTGATCGGCTAATCACTGCATGGGAGGAGAGGAAAGAATCTGTAATCGTTGAGGGTGTGCACTTGAGCCTTAATTTTGTG ATGGGGCTTATGAAGAAACACCCTTCTATCATTCCATTCATGATATACATCACAAATGAGGACAAACACTTGGAACGATTTGCAGTTCGTGCAAAGTATATGACTTTGGACCCAGCAAAAAACAAATATGTGAAGTACATCCGAAACATCAGAACAATTCAAGATTATCTCTGCAAGCGGGCTGACAAGCATCTTGtccccaaaataaataataccaatGTTGATAGGAGTGTGGCAGCCATTCATGCAACAGTCTTCAGCTGCCTTCGTAGGCGTGAGGCCGGGGAACAACTTTATGATCCCACTAGAAACACAGTTACTGTGGTAGATGAGGAATATCGAAACCAATCTGCTGCTAACTCTTTAAGTTCTAAGGGGATGTTTCAACTGATTCAGAGGAAAGGTTCATCTAGGCAGCTTATGGCTCTTGTAAATACTGATGGATCTGTAGCAAAGGCTTGGCCTTTTGACTCAGTTGATAGTAACGGGAAGCCTTTATTGGAAAATGGAACTGAGAATGAAATAGGGATTCCCATTTATGGATCATCCCAGATTGGTAAGGCAGAAACAGTTAATCTTCAGTTTGGCCTCTATGGGATCAGTGCTTGGCCCAGTGGTGGTGGCACCAGTCGTGCTGGAAGTGTCGATGAGTCAAGGGCCGATGGGACTGAAACTGGTAGTAGGTATTTTTCTTCTTGCTGCAGTTCACCAAGGATGTCCGATGGACCTTCCAAAGAG CTCAAGGAGGAAAATTCAGTGCATGGCAGTGATGAAGAGGCTGATGACCCGCCAGAGGCTGGCAGCGATGAAGATTTTAGTGATGATGGTGACAAACATGTCCATGAAGAG ATAGGCTCGGTTGACGAGGAGTCTACAAAATCAGATGAAGAATATGACGACCTGGCAATGCAGGATGTGCAAGAGAATGGATACTGGTCAGATGATGATGAAGCCAAAGATAAGATTTTGCCTATTTCCGAGGACCAATTACCCCGTAAACTAGGGGATAAGTACCACCGGAATCTGAATCACTTCCATAGAACTAGAAGCGAGCCTTTGTCGGAGCCATTATGCTCTTACTCTTCTCTGCTTATGGAGAAGAATGAAACGAGAATGATGTCTCCTGCCAGTGTCAAAATGAGAAAACGCTCCCTCAGCATTCCAGCTTTGGGAAAGCATGGATCGGCAGTCAATGGCCCAATACTTTCCGGAGCTCCACAGGGCTAG
- the LOC107411470 gene encoding P-loop NTPase domain-containing protein LPA1 homolog 1 isoform X2: MAEVAKVLYIVVVDDEDKRETGKESFRYTRPVLQSTLQLMGCKARHAFKISQRVFEMIKSKSSIDALLPERVEKSPVDPSIQQLEKEDTCVRGDFSRKAEFGKQLDSGKDDKSTSVPFELYKRRTTVVIRRETFLDIVCDALAEYKYVGPNQRADLVLACRIRERKESVTVLLCGTSGCGKSTLSALLGGRLGVTTVISTDSIRHMMRSFVDEKQNPLLWASTYHAGECLDPVAVAEAKAKRKAKKLAGIAHSLSKEDVSESATTGRSDTRISEVGNGTSELISPKQMAIEGFKAQSEMVIDSLDRLITAWEERKESVIVEGVHLSLNFVMGLMKKHPSIIPFMIYITNEDKHLERFAVRAKYMTLDPAKNKYVKYIRNIRTIQDYLCKRADKHLVPKINNTNVDRSVAAIHATVFSCLRRREAGEQLYDPTRNTVTVVDEEYRNQSAANSLSSKGMFQLIQRKGSSRQLMALVNTDGSVAKAWPFDSVDSNGKPLLENGTENEIGIPIYGSSQIGKAETVNLQFGLYGISAWPSGGGTSRAGSVDESRADGTETGSRYFSSCCSSPRMSDGPSKELKEENSVHGSDEEADDPPEAGSDEDFSDDGDKHVHEEIGSVDEESTKSDEEYDDLAMQDVQENGYWSDDDEAKDKILPISEDQLPRKLGDKYHRNLNHFHRTRSEPLSEPLCSYSSLLMEKNETRMMSPASVKMRKRSLSIPALGKHGSAVNGPILSGAPQG, translated from the exons ATGGCTGAGGTGGCGAAAGTGCTGTATATAGTGGTGGTGGACGATGAGGATAAGAGAGAGACAGGGAAAGAATCGTTTCGGTATACACGCCCTGTTTTGCAGAGCACTCTTCAGCTTATGGGCTGCAAAGCACGACATGCCTTTAAG ATTAGCCAAAGGGTTTTTGAAATGATCAAAAGCAAAAGTTCAATTGATGCTTTGCTTCCTGAAAGGGTAGAGAAGTCACCTGTGGATCCTTCAATTCAGCAGCTAGAGAAGGAAGACACTTGTGTTAGAGGTGATTTCTCTCGTAAGGCAGAATTTGGCAAACAGTTGGATTCAGGGAAGGATGATAAGAGTACCAGTGTACcatttgaattatataaaaGGCGCACGACTGTAGTTATTCGGAGAGAAACCTTCTTAGACATTGTTTGTGATGCTTTGGCTGAGTATAAGTATGTTGGTCCCAACCAAAGGGCTGACTTAGTACTGGCATGCAG AATTCGAGAAAGGAAGGAATCTGTAACTGTACTGTTGTGTGGCACTAGTGGATGTGGAAAATCTACTTTGTCTGCATTACTG GGTGGCAGGTTGGGTGTCACAACAGTGATATCAACTGACTCTATTCGGCACATGATGAGAAGTTTTGTAGACGAGAAGCAAAACCCTCTCCTATGGGCTTCAACCTATCATGCAGGGGAGTGCCTAGATCCTGTGGCTGTTGCTGAAGCAAAGGCCAAAAGGAAAGCCAAAAAGTTGGCAGGCATTGCACACTCACTTTCCAAAGAGGACGTTTCTGAGAGTGCAACCACTGGGAGATCTGATACCCGAATATCAGAGGTTGGTAATGGAACTAGTGAATTGATTAGTCCTAAGCAGATGGCAATAGAAGGTTTCAAGGCCCAAAGTGAGATGGTAATTGACAGTCTTGATCGGCTAATCACTGCATGGGAGGAGAGGAAAGAATCTGTAATCGTTGAGGGTGTGCACTTGAGCCTTAATTTTGTG ATGGGGCTTATGAAGAAACACCCTTCTATCATTCCATTCATGATATACATCACAAATGAGGACAAACACTTGGAACGATTTGCAGTTCGTGCAAAGTATATGACTTTGGACCCAGCAAAAAACAAATATGTGAAGTACATCCGAAACATCAGAACAATTCAAGATTATCTCTGCAAGCGGGCTGACAAGCATCTTGtccccaaaataaataataccaatGTTGATAGGAGTGTGGCAGCCATTCATGCAACAGTCTTCAGCTGCCTTCGTAGGCGTGAGGCCGGGGAACAACTTTATGATCCCACTAGAAACACAGTTACTGTGGTAGATGAGGAATATCGAAACCAATCTGCTGCTAACTCTTTAAGTTCTAAGGGGATGTTTCAACTGATTCAGAGGAAAGGTTCATCTAGGCAGCTTATGGCTCTTGTAAATACTGATGGATCTGTAGCAAAGGCTTGGCCTTTTGACTCAGTTGATAGTAACGGGAAGCCTTTATTGGAAAATGGAACTGAGAATGAAATAGGGATTCCCATTTATGGATCATCCCAGATTGGTAAGGCAGAAACAGTTAATCTTCAGTTTGGCCTCTATGGGATCAGTGCTTGGCCCAGTGGTGGTGGCACCAGTCGTGCTGGAAGTGTCGATGAGTCAAGGGCCGATGGGACTGAAACTGGTAGTAGGTATTTTTCTTCTTGCTGCAGTTCACCAAGGATGTCCGATGGACCTTCCAAAGAG CTCAAGGAGGAAAATTCAGTGCATGGCAGTGATGAAGAGGCTGATGACCCGCCAGAGGCTGGCAGCGATGAAGATTTTAGTGATGATGGTGACAAACATGTCCATGAAGAG ATAGGCTCGGTTGACGAGGAGTCTACAAAATCAGATGAAGAATATGACGACCTGGCAATGCAGGATGTGCAAGAGAATGGATACTGGTCAGATGATGATGAAGCCAAAGATAAGATTTTGCCTATTTCCGAGGACCAATTACCCCGTAAACTAGGGGATAAGTACCACCGGAATCTGAATCACTTCCATAGAACTAGAAGCGAGCCTTTGTCGGAGCCATTATGCTCTTACTCTTCTCTGCTTATGGAGAAGAATGAAACGAGAATGATGTCTCCTGCCAGTGTCAAAATGAGAAAACGCTCCCTCAGCATTCCAGCTTTGGGAAAGCATGGATCGGCAGTCAATGGCCCAATACTTTCCGGAGCTCCACAGGGCTAG
- the LOC125420917 gene encoding uncharacterized protein LOC125420917 — translation MLFDYVSQELPIQCPHEVSNWLLGMDDAMEVDDGHDLALVPYGVSSSNAYSGGSNGSHIPMQFGSLCLGHLGPSLSMLRVGLGEKSKSNVQLSKSFYGRNIIHLIMHLSRYLCYRVPCQMHLQYTNLLYRWRIIFIVYYGRISLMLKIQDKLKQSLNFYSDLK, via the exons ATGCTCTTCGACTACGTTTCACAAG AATTGCCAATCCAATGTCCTCATGAGGTTTCAAACTGGCTATTAGGGATGGATGATGCAATGGAGGTTGATGATGGCCATGATTTGGCTCTGGTACCATATGGTGTTTCTTCTTCGAATGCTTATTCTGGTGGTTCCAATGGTTCTCATATCCCTATGCAGTTTGGTAGTTTGTGCCTTGGGCATCTTGGCCCTAGTTTGAGCATGTTGAGGGTTGGTTTAGGGGAAAAATCTAAGTCAAATGTTCAGTTAAGTAAGTCTTTTTATGGTAGAAATATTATTCATCTTATTATGCATCTTTCGAGATATTTATGCTATCGAGTTCCGTGCCAAATGCACCTCCAATATACCAATTTGTTGTACCGTTGGCGGATCATTTTTATTGTATACTATGGACGGATAAGTTTGATGTTGAAGATACAAGACAAATTGAAGCAAAGCTTAAATTTCTATTCTGATTTGAAGTAA
- the LOC107411470 gene encoding P-loop NTPase domain-containing protein LPA1 homolog 1 isoform X4, translating to MQGGRLGVTTVISTDSIRHMMRSFVDEKQNPLLWASTYHAGECLDPVAVAEAKAKRKAKKLAGIAHSLSKEDVSESATTGRSDTRISEVGNGTSELISPKQMAIEGFKAQSEMVIDSLDRLITAWEERKESVIVEGVHLSLNFVMGLMKKHPSIIPFMIYITNEDKHLERFAVRAKYMTLDPAKNKYVKYIRNIRTIQDYLCKRADKHLVPKINNTNVDRSVAAIHATVFSCLRRREAGEQLYDPTRNTVTVVDEEYRNQSAANSLSSKGMFQLIQRKGSSRQLMALVNTDGSVAKAWPFDSVDSNGKPLLENGTENEIGIPIYGSSQIGKAETVNLQFGLYGISAWPSGGGTSRAGSVDESRADGTETGSRYFSSCCSSPRMSDGPSKELKEENSVHGSDEEADDPPEAGSDEDFSDDGDKHVHEEIGSVDEESTKSDEEYDDLAMQDVQENGYWSDDDEAKDKILPISEDQLPRKLGDKYHRNLNHFHRTRSEPLSEPLCSYSSLLMEKNETRMMSPASVKMRKRSLSIPALGKHGSAVNGPILSGAPQG from the exons ATGCAG GGTGGCAGGTTGGGTGTCACAACAGTGATATCAACTGACTCTATTCGGCACATGATGAGAAGTTTTGTAGACGAGAAGCAAAACCCTCTCCTATGGGCTTCAACCTATCATGCAGGGGAGTGCCTAGATCCTGTGGCTGTTGCTGAAGCAAAGGCCAAAAGGAAAGCCAAAAAGTTGGCAGGCATTGCACACTCACTTTCCAAAGAGGACGTTTCTGAGAGTGCAACCACTGGGAGATCTGATACCCGAATATCAGAGGTTGGTAATGGAACTAGTGAATTGATTAGTCCTAAGCAGATGGCAATAGAAGGTTTCAAGGCCCAAAGTGAGATGGTAATTGACAGTCTTGATCGGCTAATCACTGCATGGGAGGAGAGGAAAGAATCTGTAATCGTTGAGGGTGTGCACTTGAGCCTTAATTTTGTG ATGGGGCTTATGAAGAAACACCCTTCTATCATTCCATTCATGATATACATCACAAATGAGGACAAACACTTGGAACGATTTGCAGTTCGTGCAAAGTATATGACTTTGGACCCAGCAAAAAACAAATATGTGAAGTACATCCGAAACATCAGAACAATTCAAGATTATCTCTGCAAGCGGGCTGACAAGCATCTTGtccccaaaataaataataccaatGTTGATAGGAGTGTGGCAGCCATTCATGCAACAGTCTTCAGCTGCCTTCGTAGGCGTGAGGCCGGGGAACAACTTTATGATCCCACTAGAAACACAGTTACTGTGGTAGATGAGGAATATCGAAACCAATCTGCTGCTAACTCTTTAAGTTCTAAGGGGATGTTTCAACTGATTCAGAGGAAAGGTTCATCTAGGCAGCTTATGGCTCTTGTAAATACTGATGGATCTGTAGCAAAGGCTTGGCCTTTTGACTCAGTTGATAGTAACGGGAAGCCTTTATTGGAAAATGGAACTGAGAATGAAATAGGGATTCCCATTTATGGATCATCCCAGATTGGTAAGGCAGAAACAGTTAATCTTCAGTTTGGCCTCTATGGGATCAGTGCTTGGCCCAGTGGTGGTGGCACCAGTCGTGCTGGAAGTGTCGATGAGTCAAGGGCCGATGGGACTGAAACTGGTAGTAGGTATTTTTCTTCTTGCTGCAGTTCACCAAGGATGTCCGATGGACCTTCCAAAGAG CTCAAGGAGGAAAATTCAGTGCATGGCAGTGATGAAGAGGCTGATGACCCGCCAGAGGCTGGCAGCGATGAAGATTTTAGTGATGATGGTGACAAACATGTCCATGAAGAG ATAGGCTCGGTTGACGAGGAGTCTACAAAATCAGATGAAGAATATGACGACCTGGCAATGCAGGATGTGCAAGAGAATGGATACTGGTCAGATGATGATGAAGCCAAAGATAAGATTTTGCCTATTTCCGAGGACCAATTACCCCGTAAACTAGGGGATAAGTACCACCGGAATCTGAATCACTTCCATAGAACTAGAAGCGAGCCTTTGTCGGAGCCATTATGCTCTTACTCTTCTCTGCTTATGGAGAAGAATGAAACGAGAATGATGTCTCCTGCCAGTGTCAAAATGAGAAAACGCTCCCTCAGCATTCCAGCTTTGGGAAAGCATGGATCGGCAGTCAATGGCCCAATACTTTCCGGAGCTCCACAGGGCTAG
- the LOC107411470 gene encoding P-loop NTPase domain-containing protein LPA1 homolog 1 isoform X1, whose protein sequence is MKLQFEMAEVAKVLYIVVVDDEDKRETGKESFRYTRPVLQSTLQLMGCKARHAFKISQRVFEMIKSKSSIDALLPERVEKSPVDPSIQQLEKEDTCVRGDFSRKAEFGKQLDSGKDDKSTSVPFELYKRRTTVVIRRETFLDIVCDALAEYKYVGPNQRADLVLACRIRERKESVTVLLCGTSGCGKSTLSALLGGRLGVTTVISTDSIRHMMRSFVDEKQNPLLWASTYHAGECLDPVAVAEAKAKRKAKKLAGIAHSLSKEDVSESATTGRSDTRISEVGNGTSELISPKQMAIEGFKAQSEMVIDSLDRLITAWEERKESVIVEGVHLSLNFVMGLMKKHPSIIPFMIYITNEDKHLERFAVRAKYMTLDPAKNKYVKYIRNIRTIQDYLCKRADKHLVPKINNTNVDRSVAAIHATVFSCLRRREAGEQLYDPTRNTVTVVDEEYRNQSAANSLSSKGMFQLIQRKGSSRQLMALVNTDGSVAKAWPFDSVDSNGKPLLENGTENEIGIPIYGSSQIGKAETVNLQFGLYGISAWPSGGGTSRAGSVDESRADGTETGSRYFSSCCSSPRMSDGPSKELKEENSVHGSDEEADDPPEAGSDEDFSDDGDKHVHEEIGSVDEESTKSDEEYDDLAMQDVQENGYWSDDDEAKDKILPISEDQLPRKLGDKYHRNLNHFHRTRSEPLSEPLCSYSSLLMEKNETRMMSPASVKMRKRSLSIPALGKHGSAVNGPILSGAPQG, encoded by the exons atgaaACTTCAATTCG AGATGGCTGAGGTGGCGAAAGTGCTGTATATAGTGGTGGTGGACGATGAGGATAAGAGAGAGACAGGGAAAGAATCGTTTCGGTATACACGCCCTGTTTTGCAGAGCACTCTTCAGCTTATGGGCTGCAAAGCACGACATGCCTTTAAG ATTAGCCAAAGGGTTTTTGAAATGATCAAAAGCAAAAGTTCAATTGATGCTTTGCTTCCTGAAAGGGTAGAGAAGTCACCTGTGGATCCTTCAATTCAGCAGCTAGAGAAGGAAGACACTTGTGTTAGAGGTGATTTCTCTCGTAAGGCAGAATTTGGCAAACAGTTGGATTCAGGGAAGGATGATAAGAGTACCAGTGTACcatttgaattatataaaaGGCGCACGACTGTAGTTATTCGGAGAGAAACCTTCTTAGACATTGTTTGTGATGCTTTGGCTGAGTATAAGTATGTTGGTCCCAACCAAAGGGCTGACTTAGTACTGGCATGCAG AATTCGAGAAAGGAAGGAATCTGTAACTGTACTGTTGTGTGGCACTAGTGGATGTGGAAAATCTACTTTGTCTGCATTACTG GGTGGCAGGTTGGGTGTCACAACAGTGATATCAACTGACTCTATTCGGCACATGATGAGAAGTTTTGTAGACGAGAAGCAAAACCCTCTCCTATGGGCTTCAACCTATCATGCAGGGGAGTGCCTAGATCCTGTGGCTGTTGCTGAAGCAAAGGCCAAAAGGAAAGCCAAAAAGTTGGCAGGCATTGCACACTCACTTTCCAAAGAGGACGTTTCTGAGAGTGCAACCACTGGGAGATCTGATACCCGAATATCAGAGGTTGGTAATGGAACTAGTGAATTGATTAGTCCTAAGCAGATGGCAATAGAAGGTTTCAAGGCCCAAAGTGAGATGGTAATTGACAGTCTTGATCGGCTAATCACTGCATGGGAGGAGAGGAAAGAATCTGTAATCGTTGAGGGTGTGCACTTGAGCCTTAATTTTGTG ATGGGGCTTATGAAGAAACACCCTTCTATCATTCCATTCATGATATACATCACAAATGAGGACAAACACTTGGAACGATTTGCAGTTCGTGCAAAGTATATGACTTTGGACCCAGCAAAAAACAAATATGTGAAGTACATCCGAAACATCAGAACAATTCAAGATTATCTCTGCAAGCGGGCTGACAAGCATCTTGtccccaaaataaataataccaatGTTGATAGGAGTGTGGCAGCCATTCATGCAACAGTCTTCAGCTGCCTTCGTAGGCGTGAGGCCGGGGAACAACTTTATGATCCCACTAGAAACACAGTTACTGTGGTAGATGAGGAATATCGAAACCAATCTGCTGCTAACTCTTTAAGTTCTAAGGGGATGTTTCAACTGATTCAGAGGAAAGGTTCATCTAGGCAGCTTATGGCTCTTGTAAATACTGATGGATCTGTAGCAAAGGCTTGGCCTTTTGACTCAGTTGATAGTAACGGGAAGCCTTTATTGGAAAATGGAACTGAGAATGAAATAGGGATTCCCATTTATGGATCATCCCAGATTGGTAAGGCAGAAACAGTTAATCTTCAGTTTGGCCTCTATGGGATCAGTGCTTGGCCCAGTGGTGGTGGCACCAGTCGTGCTGGAAGTGTCGATGAGTCAAGGGCCGATGGGACTGAAACTGGTAGTAGGTATTTTTCTTCTTGCTGCAGTTCACCAAGGATGTCCGATGGACCTTCCAAAGAG CTCAAGGAGGAAAATTCAGTGCATGGCAGTGATGAAGAGGCTGATGACCCGCCAGAGGCTGGCAGCGATGAAGATTTTAGTGATGATGGTGACAAACATGTCCATGAAGAG ATAGGCTCGGTTGACGAGGAGTCTACAAAATCAGATGAAGAATATGACGACCTGGCAATGCAGGATGTGCAAGAGAATGGATACTGGTCAGATGATGATGAAGCCAAAGATAAGATTTTGCCTATTTCCGAGGACCAATTACCCCGTAAACTAGGGGATAAGTACCACCGGAATCTGAATCACTTCCATAGAACTAGAAGCGAGCCTTTGTCGGAGCCATTATGCTCTTACTCTTCTCTGCTTATGGAGAAGAATGAAACGAGAATGATGTCTCCTGCCAGTGTCAAAATGAGAAAACGCTCCCTCAGCATTCCAGCTTTGGGAAAGCATGGATCGGCAGTCAATGGCCCAATACTTTCCGGAGCTCCACAGGGCTAG
- the LOC107411461 gene encoding pentatricopeptide repeat-containing protein At2g28050, giving the protein MSANNFVRTLKNAKRIYAPKPYQHLVNLLSKTPLSSPTKLLDSTSTSLLAKLSPTTLRLILSDPNLTSSKCLRFFSFLLINQSSISFEPDIHAHITLICKLLKARNFPEAENLFRSASLGENSSYPFPVFSSASEICCYDPRIKAKLLNLMLKVYSDTGNFDEVSQTFDYMRSNGIKIDERTCTRHLLALKRADKVGVSLDFLYKMVKAGLEVSVYSLTVVVEGLCYNGEIRRSRELVEDMVGRGTRPNIITFNKMVDSCAKRWNFDELDLVLLLMRKEGVEFNVKTYGILIDGFVSYGKVKEAQMLIHDMHDIGFKVDVHLFNLMIRGYSRLGFMDSAFSLLGEMAERNMFQNGDTYWGLISGLCKIGKMGQAMFYIDEMQNKGIELDDVMFNTLINGFCNKGMIDKAFEWQVTMENKGFNADLSVCLKIMGELCESNRTEEARMLFNKMVKRGAAPQLASLASFVNI; this is encoded by the coding sequence ATGTCCGCCAACAACTTCGTCAGAACCCTTAAAAATGCTAAAAGGATCTACGCGCCAAAACCCTATCAACATTTGGTGAATCTCCTCTCCAAAACCCCTCTTTCATCACCAACAAAGCTTCTGGATTCCACCTCCACTTCTCTCCTCGCCAAGCTCAGTCCCACCACTCTCCGCCTCATTCTCTCCGACCCAAATCTCACATCCTCTAAATGCTTGCGTTTCTTCAGCTTCCTCCTCATAAACCAGTCTTCGATCTCATTCGAGCCAGATATCCATGCCCACATCACCCTCATTTGCAAGCTCCTCAAGGCAAGAAACTTCCCTGAAGCAGAGAATCTCTTCAGGTCAGCGTCACTTGGTGAGAATTCTTCATACCCATTTCCTGTTTTTTCTTCAGCAAGTGAGATTTGCTGTTATGATCCAAGAATCAAAGCCAAATTGTTGAATCTGATGCTCAAAGTCTATTCGGATACGGGAAATTTCGATGAAGTTTCACAGACTTTTGATTACATGAGAAGTAATGGGATTAAGATTGACGAGAGGACATGTACTAGGCATCTTCTTGCGCTCAAGAGAGCTGATAAGGTTGGAGTAAGTTTGGATTTCTTGTATAAGATGGTGAAAGCAGGACTAGAGGTTTCTGTATATTCATTGACTGTTGTGGTAGAAGGGTTGTGTTATAATGGGGAGATTAGGAGGAGTAGGGAATTGGTAGAGGATATGGTGGGTAGAGGTACTAGACCCAATATCATTACATTCAATAAAATGGTGGATTCTTGTGCTAAAAGATGGAATTTTGACGAGTTGGATTTGGTGTTGCTTTTGATGAGAAAGGAAGGTGTGGAATTCAATGTTAAGACTTACGGAATTTTGATTGATGGGTTCGTGAGCTATGGCAAAGTAAAAGAAGCCCAAATGTTGATTCATGATATGCATGACATAGGATTCAAAGTAGACGTccatttgttcaatttgatgatCAGAGGCTACAGCAGATTGGGGTTTATGGATAGTGCATTTTCGTTGCTTGGTGAAATGGCTGAGAGAAATATGTTCCAGAATGGTGATACTTACTGGGGTTTAATAAGTGGCCTTTGCAAGATTGGAAAGATGGGGCAGGCGATGTTTTACATAGATGAGATGCAGAATAAAGGAATTGAACTAGACGATGTTATGTTCAATACTTTGATTAATGGTTTTTGCAATAAAGGGATGATAGATAAGGCTTTTGAATGGCAAGTTACTATGGAGAACAAAGGTTTCAACGCTGATTTATCTGTGTGCTTGAAGATAATGGGTGAGTTGTGTGAATCTAATCGAACTGAGGAAGCAAGGATGCTGTTCAACAAGATGGTTAAGAGGGGCGCGGCACCTCAATTAGCGAGTTTAGCCTCTTTTGTTAATATATGA